The following proteins come from a genomic window of Paramisgurnus dabryanus chromosome 19, PD_genome_1.1, whole genome shotgun sequence:
- the LOC135772819 gene encoding heat shock factor-binding protein 1-like protein 1, with protein MAGSESKAAQDLTAVMETTMQTLQSKFQDLSDQIISKMDEMGTRIDDLEKNVADLMTQAGMEDHNQTK; from the exons ATGGCAGGGTCCGAATCAAAAGCTGCCCAGGATCTGACTGCAGTG ATGGAGACAACCATGCAAACACTTCAAAGCAAGTTTCAGGATTTATCTGACCAGATTATTTCTAAAA TGGATGAGATGGGCACGCGTATAGATGACCTAGAGAAGAATGTTGCTGATCTCATGACACAAGCAGGAATGGAAGATCACAACCAAACAAAATAA